ATTCGCACATTACTTTGGCAATTCTGATGCTGCAGATGCCTTCAAAGCCGCTTTCCGCATTCCAAATTTTCTTCAAAACCTGTTTGGAGAAGGGGTGCTTTCAGCCTCTTTCATTCCTGTTTATGCCAAATTGCTGGCACATGGGGATGATGAAGAGGCTAAAAGTGTGGCCGGAGCCATAGCATCCCTTTTGGCCCTGACTGTTTCGATTCTGGTATTGGCCGGTATTTTAGCAACACCATATTTAATTGATTTAATAGCACCGGGTTTTTCCGGCGCCAAACGGGAACTGACCATCCACCTGGTACGTATATTATTTCCAGGTGCAGGACTTCTGGTTTTTTCTGCATGGTGCTTGGGAATCTTAAACAGTCATCGCCGTTTTTTCCTTTCCTATACTGCTCCGGTTATCTGGAATGCAACGTTAATTGTGACTATGCTTTATTTCGGCAACCAATATTCACAATACCCGCTTGCTCAAATTCTGGCATGGGGATCAGTGCTTGGAAGCGGTTTGCAGGTGTGTGTACAGCTTCCTGTTGTATTAAAACTGCTTCGCGGATTTCGCCTTTCTTTTAATTATCATGCAAAAAATGTTAAAACGGTTGTGTTCAATTTCTTTCCTGTTTTTTTTGGACGGGGTGTTGTGCAGATCAGCGCATATGTTGATGCTCTTTTGGCAAGCCTGCTTCCCACAGGTGCTGTTTCGGCGCTTGGCTATGCGCAAACAATATATACACTTCCGGTGAGTCTTTTCGGGATGGCGGTTTCGGCTGCAGAGCTGCCGCTGATGTCCGGTGCAATCGGTAATGATGGGGAAGTTGCGGATATTTTGCGGGCAAGGCTTGATTCCGGTCTTCATCAGATAGCCTTTTTCGTTTTGCCTTCTGCGGTTGCTTTTCTGTTTATAGGAGATGTTATTGTGGCTGCTATCTACCAGACCGGGCAATTTGCAAGAACTGATGTAATTTATGTTTGGGGAATTCTTGCAGGTGCGGCTTTGGGTTTGCCGGCTTCAACTTTTGGACGGCTTTATTCATCGACATATTACGCTTTGCGCGATACAAAAACGCCGCTGCGCTATGCAATTGTGCACGTTGTCATAGCCACGGTTTTAGGCTATTTATGTGCAGTTCCGCTGCCGCCAGCTATTGGAATTGAACCGCGTTGGGGTGTTGTAGGGCTTACTCTTTCTGCCGGGATAGCTGCCTGGGTTGAATTTGTACTTTTGCGCCGAAGTCTTAACCGCCGTATAGGTCGCACCGGTCTTAAAGTATCCTATCTTATAAAACTCTGTATTGCAGCGCTTGCAGCCGCAGCAATTGGTTGCTGGCTACGAAATTATTTTACTCACCAATCTCCCATTATACTTGCTGTTTTGGTTCTACTCCCCTTTGCAATTGTCTATCTTAGTATATCCTGGGCTTTCGGTCTGGCTGATGCTCGTACATTTATAAAGCGTTTCTTTAAGGTGTAATAGTTTGTATATATTACACATCATTGCTGTTCATACGCCAGAGTTAACACAGCGCTAAGTCTTTTGGCGTTTACATCTCTGGGTGTTATCTGATGAGATGAAGGCATTTTCAGGTGACGGATTTCCATTTTCTATATCCAGTAATCTAACTTCTTCAAGCAGACTAATCGCATATTTTATTATAGCAAGTGCGGTTTTATTTACGGCCGTGATCGTCATCTATAATGGTTTTCAATAAGTTGTTTTATTTAAATAATATACATCGTAATAACAAATCATTAAATGGCTTAAGAGTATAAAAAGAGGCCCTCCTATCAGATTCCGTTTCATAAAAGATATGCAATGGCTATGGAATTGCTGGAAACATGCCTTGACTTTAGGTATATTTTACCTGATAAGAAATTTGTAAAGGGTGGCTTAAAGATATTACATTTTTAATTATTTATTGCTGGAGATTACCTTCCCATGAATTCTATATTGAAATATTGCATAATATTAGGAAGCTTACTTATTTTTTTCCCTGTATTTGTTCAGGCCGAAACGCTGTTTTCCGATAATAAATCTCAAACAGATATTTTACGCACCGAGAATGCCGAATTGAAAGCCGAAATTACAACTCTAAAACGTGAGTTGGCTGACAGTAAATATCTTCATGCTCTTTCGAAAAGGACTTTAAAACAATTTAAAGATACTTCCGCCGAATATACCGAACTTGAAGCAAAATACAATGAAACTGCTGAAAATTTAACCAAACAAAATAAAAAAGTTGGTGTGCTTGAAGATGAGGTGGCTAATCTTTTGCGACAAAAAAATATTATGTGGTTTTTTAGTGGAGTTGGTGTTTTTTTATTAGGTTTTTTAATAGGATATAGCGCCAGGCGTGAAAAAAGAAAATCATTATTGTAAAAGCTTTTTGGGGTTTTAGTTTGGCATAAGAGCCAGTTTCAAAACGTCCCATTTTGGCCGATCTCTGCGTTGGGCTCAAATTTCAATCCTCGAAATACTAAATGTATTCCTGTGGTTGAAATTTTCTCCCGCCTTGAGCTTGACCAAACTGAAATGTTTTGAAAGTGGCTCATAACAATATATAAATACAAGAAAGTTAGACTTTTGGATATTAAAACAGATTATTTAATTATCGGAAGCGGAGTTGCCGGGCTTACTTTTGCGCTAAAAGTAGCTGACTATAAAACTGTTGCCATTGTAACAAAAAAAGAAATTATGGATAGCAACTCAGCGCTTGCTCAAGGTGGAATAGCGTCAGTATTCGG
This genomic interval from Pseudomonadota bacterium contains the following:
- the murJ gene encoding murein biosynthesis integral membrane protein MurJ, whose amino-acid sequence is MSLSDSNISGKSFKKNNSIDSGSKRYAFFVAAGIFISRIAGLIRDRIFAHYFGNSDAADAFKAAFRIPNFLQNLFGEGVLSASFIPVYAKLLAHGDDEEAKSVAGAIASLLALTVSILVLAGILATPYLIDLIAPGFSGAKRELTIHLVRILFPGAGLLVFSAWCLGILNSHRRFFLSYTAPVIWNATLIVTMLYFGNQYSQYPLAQILAWGSVLGSGLQVCVQLPVVLKLLRGFRLSFNYHAKNVKTVVFNFFPVFFGRGVVQISAYVDALLASLLPTGAVSALGYAQTIYTLPVSLFGMAVSAAELPLMSGAIGNDGEVADILRARLDSGLHQIAFFVLPSAVAFLFIGDVIVAAIYQTGQFARTDVIYVWGILAGAALGLPASTFGRLYSSTYYALRDTKTPLRYAIVHVVIATVLGYLCAVPLPPAIGIEPRWGVVGLTLSAGIAAWVEFVLLRRSLNRRIGRTGLKVSYLIKLCIAALAAAAIGCWLRNYFTHQSPIILAVLVLLPFAIVYLSISWAFGLADARTFIKRFFKV